One window from the genome of Metabacillus flavus encodes:
- a CDS encoding VOC family protein, with translation MKEDWKPEGYSSVSPYLIVSNAQAVIEFAEKVLNGTAHRRKNRQDGSIMHVELKIDDSVVMLGEATENWSGAQNHLHVYVPDVHATYNLAVEAGYESVQEPEIHGDEPDKRAGILDPCGNTWWIATQVK, from the coding sequence ATGAAGGAAGATTGGAAACCTGAAGGATATTCCAGCGTCTCTCCGTATCTCATTGTTTCAAATGCACAAGCAGTGATTGAGTTTGCCGAAAAAGTATTGAATGGAACAGCCCACCGCCGCAAAAATAGACAAGATGGCTCAATAATGCATGTTGAATTGAAAATTGACGATTCAGTTGTTATGTTGGGGGAAGCTACAGAAAATTGGTCAGGGGCTCAAAATCATCTTCACGTATACGTTCCGGACGTTCATGCAACCTACAATCTTGCTGTTGAAGCAGGCTATGAATCTGTACAGGAACCGGAAATCCATGGGGATGAACCCGATAAGCGGGCAGGAATATTGGATCCCTGCGGCAATACATGGTGGATTGCCACACAGGTAAAATAA